A genomic window from Sphingobacterium spiritivorum includes:
- a CDS encoding TIM barrel protein — protein sequence MLIKDSLIEEYNNLHLDAHKRRFTFLAETLSNTEEIIQKLGVFQIAIPSWALGTGGTRFGRFSGQGEPGTLEQKIEDVGLLHKLNRSSGAISLHIPWDIPQDAEAIKQLASYHGLVFDAVNSNTFQDQKDQKYSYKFGSLHHVDPHVRQQAIDHNVEVIRHGIALGSKALTVWLADGSSFPGQLNFREAFQNTLSSLKEIYKHLPADWKLFVEYKCFEPFFYSTTIADWGQSLLLANKLGDQAYTLVDLGHHLPNANIEQIVSLLLMEGKLGGFHFNDSKYADDDLTAGSIKPYQLFLIFNELVEGMDARGMDHATGLGWMIDASHNQKDPLVDLLQSVEAIKIAYAQALLVDRAALKEAQQQNDVVKAQEILQDAFRTDVRSIVAESRLREGGALNPVELYRQLGVRDILTQERGTASVATGL from the coding sequence ATGTTAATTAAAGATAGTTTAATAGAGGAGTATAATAACCTGCATCTGGATGCACATAAACGCAGGTTTACATTTTTAGCCGAGACCCTTTCGAATACGGAAGAAATAATACAAAAATTAGGCGTCTTTCAGATCGCTATTCCAAGCTGGGCTTTAGGCACAGGTGGTACCCGTTTTGGGCGTTTCTCCGGACAGGGAGAGCCCGGGACACTGGAACAGAAAATCGAAGATGTGGGATTATTGCATAAACTGAATCGTTCGAGCGGAGCGATTTCTTTACATATTCCATGGGATATTCCGCAGGATGCAGAAGCGATCAAACAGCTGGCAAGTTATCACGGACTGGTGTTTGATGCAGTTAATTCCAATACGTTTCAGGATCAGAAAGACCAGAAATACAGTTACAAATTTGGTTCCCTTCATCATGTAGATCCCCATGTACGGCAGCAGGCTATTGATCATAATGTGGAAGTGATCCGTCATGGTATTGCTTTAGGATCGAAAGCACTGACTGTGTGGCTGGCCGATGGATCATCATTTCCGGGACAGTTGAACTTTAGAGAAGCATTTCAAAATACACTTTCTTCATTGAAAGAAATCTACAAGCATCTTCCGGCAGACTGGAAGCTATTTGTCGAATACAAATGTTTCGAACCGTTTTTCTATTCTACAACTATCGCAGACTGGGGACAATCTCTGCTATTGGCCAATAAGTTGGGTGATCAGGCCTATACATTAGTAGATCTCGGACATCATCTGCCGAATGCTAATATCGAGCAGATCGTATCCCTGCTGTTAATGGAAGGTAAATTGGGCGGTTTCCATTTCAACGATTCCAAATATGCAGATGATGATCTGACAGCCGGAAGTATAAAACCCTATCAGCTGTTTCTGATTTTCAATGAACTGGTCGAAGGTATGGATGCGAGAGGTATGGATCATGCCACAGGTTTAGGCTGGATGATCGATGCATCACATAATCAAAAAGATCCGCTGGTGGATTTGCTGCAGTCTGTAGAGGCGATTAAGATTGCATACGCTCAGGCCTTGTTAGTAGATCGTGCGGCGCTGAAAGAAGCACAGCAGCAGAATGATGTTGTAAAGGCTCAGGAGATTCTGCAGGATGCATTCCGTACAGATGTCAGAAGTATTGTTGCTGAATCCAGACTCCGTGAAGGTGGAGCATTGAATCCGGTCGAATTATATCGTCAATTGGGTGTTCGTGATATCCTGACACAAGAGCGTGGTACTGCCAGTGTCGCTACAGGATTGTAA
- a CDS encoding FGGY-family carbohydrate kinase produces the protein MKPIPVIAVFDVGKTNKKLFLFDENYRIVFERSARFLETEDEDGDPCENLESLRLAVFDSLHEVFRKPQFEVKAINFSSYGASFVYLDEDGRPLTPLYNYLKNYPDALAQKIYDQYGGEETFSKETASPALGSLNSGLQLYRIKEEKPDIFKKIKYALHLPQYLSFLLSGQYYADRTSIGCHTTLWNFKDNGYHRWVSRDGVIDKMAPICNSDEVFKSAFPGSPYVIGTGLHDSSAALIPYLFNFQDPFILISTGTWSISFNPFNHSELTLEELRADCLFYLSYKGTPVKASRLFAGYEHELQSKRIATHFQVSTAKFRTVTTNWKTIKQLKSVDAVKSFSIKTFSERDLSIFEDYETAYHQLIMDIVEVQYIATKRVMDETNIHRIFVDGGFSKNPIYMSLLSEKFEHQEVFAASMAQATAIGTALSIHRHWNSNPIPNDLIELKFYAKNNFKTVS, from the coding sequence ATGAAACCCATACCCGTTATAGCCGTATTTGATGTGGGTAAGACAAACAAAAAACTGTTCTTATTCGATGAGAATTACAGAATAGTATTTGAACGGTCTGCCCGGTTTTTGGAAACTGAAGATGAAGACGGTGATCCCTGTGAAAATCTGGAAAGCCTCAGACTTGCTGTTTTCGATTCGTTGCACGAAGTATTCCGTAAACCTCAGTTTGAGGTAAAAGCTATTAATTTTTCATCCTACGGGGCAAGTTTTGTATACCTGGATGAAGATGGCCGGCCGTTGACACCTTTATATAATTACTTAAAGAATTATCCGGACGCATTAGCACAAAAGATATATGACCAATATGGAGGCGAAGAAACGTTTTCTAAAGAAACCGCTTCTCCTGCATTAGGAAGTTTGAATTCGGGATTGCAACTCTACCGTATAAAGGAAGAGAAGCCCGATATTTTTAAGAAGATTAAGTATGCCCTGCATTTACCGCAGTACCTGAGTTTTTTGTTGTCCGGACAATATTACGCAGACAGAACAAGTATAGGTTGCCACACGACGTTGTGGAACTTTAAAGATAACGGTTATCATAGATGGGTTAGTAGAGATGGTGTCATCGATAAGATGGCACCTATTTGTAACTCTGATGAGGTCTTCAAATCTGCATTTCCGGGTAGTCCGTATGTGATCGGGACAGGACTGCATGATAGTTCTGCCGCTCTGATCCCTTATCTCTTCAATTTTCAGGATCCTTTTATTCTGATTTCTACCGGAACCTGGAGTATTTCTTTCAATCCGTTTAACCACAGCGAACTGACGTTGGAAGAGCTACGGGCAGATTGTCTTTTCTATCTGAGTTATAAAGGAACTCCGGTGAAAGCATCCCGTCTGTTTGCCGGGTATGAACATGAATTGCAAAGCAAAAGGATTGCAACCCATTTTCAGGTTTCTACAGCTAAATTCAGAACGGTGACAACCAACTGGAAGACCATAAAGCAGTTGAAGTCTGTGGATGCTGTTAAAAGTTTTTCAATTAAGACTTTTTCTGAACGAGATTTGAGTATCTTTGAGGACTATGAAACTGCTTATCATCAGTTGATCATGGATATTGTCGAGGTTCAGTATATCGCCACAAAGAGAGTAATGGATGAGACAAATATTCATCGGATATTTGTAGATGGCGGTTTCAGTAAAAACCCCATATATATGAGCCTTTTATCTGAAAAGTTTGAACACCAGGAGGTGTTTGCAGCTTCTATGGCACAAGCCACAGCTATCGGTACGGCATTGTCCATTCATCGCCACTGGAATAGCAACCCTATTCCTAATGATCTGATAGAACTGAAATTTTATGCAAAGAATAACTTTAAAACTGTCAGCTAA